From the Maioricimonas rarisocia genome, one window contains:
- a CDS encoding ferritin-like domain-containing protein, with translation MSDDRQEQIINELKVAYWMEIETVMSYLANSTNLDGVRAEEIKKALAADVQEELGHAQVLARRIKTIGGKVPGSKEFAATQSSLQPPEDNTDVISVIKGVIAAEDSAIAQYKKLIELCDGVDYVTQDLCITSLADEEEHRRNFLGFLTEYEKNR, from the coding sequence ATGAGCGACGATCGTCAGGAACAGATCATTAACGAACTGAAGGTCGCCTACTGGATGGAGATCGAGACGGTCATGAGCTATCTGGCCAACTCGACCAACCTGGATGGCGTCCGAGCCGAAGAAATCAAGAAAGCTCTCGCCGCTGACGTCCAGGAAGAATTGGGCCACGCCCAGGTCCTCGCACGCCGCATCAAGACGATCGGCGGGAAAGTGCCCGGCAGTAAGGAATTCGCGGCGACGCAATCCTCGCTGCAGCCGCCCGAAGACAACACCGACGTCATCTCGGTCATCAAGGGAGTCATCGCCGCCGAAGACTCGGCCATCGCCCAGTACAAGAAGCTCATCGAGCTGTGCGACGGCGTCGACTACGTCACGCAGGACCTGTGCATCACGTCGCTGGCCGACGAAGAAGAGCACCGCCGCAACTTCCTCGGCTTCCTGACCGAGTACGAGAAGAACCGGTAG
- a CDS encoding DUF72 domain-containing protein, giving the protein MAGVHRNPHRNPYYLGCPVWACEHWRGGLFTAKATRREWLEQYATVFSTVEVNSTFYALPDRATVQRWADSTPNGFRFALKLPRNVSHEKRLQNVVGEMRAFLSLLDILRQADRSGPAFLQLPPDFSAREWPALERFVMALPKEFEFAVEVRHLDWFDRGEWENRLNDLLAESGIDRCYLDSRALYSKPPGDEHERISQTRKPKSPFRTELTGQSPLVRIVGRNNPDEVLPWWEEWAEVVAGWIAQGLTPYVFTHAPDDTFAPELGRRFHQLLRQHVPELATMPDWPGKRERKERPVQKTLF; this is encoded by the coding sequence ATGGCAGGCGTACATCGAAACCCGCACCGCAATCCTTATTACCTGGGATGCCCGGTCTGGGCCTGCGAGCACTGGCGGGGTGGACTCTTCACGGCGAAGGCGACCCGCCGCGAATGGCTCGAGCAGTACGCCACCGTCTTTTCGACGGTCGAAGTCAACAGCACGTTCTACGCCCTGCCCGACCGGGCGACCGTGCAGCGGTGGGCCGACTCGACACCGAACGGTTTTCGCTTCGCACTGAAGCTGCCTCGCAACGTCAGCCATGAGAAGCGGCTGCAGAACGTCGTCGGCGAGATGCGGGCGTTTCTGTCGCTGCTCGACATCCTGCGGCAGGCGGACCGGTCGGGGCCGGCGTTTCTGCAGTTGCCGCCCGACTTCTCTGCTCGCGAATGGCCCGCTCTCGAACGGTTTGTCATGGCGTTGCCGAAGGAGTTCGAGTTCGCCGTCGAGGTCCGGCACCTGGACTGGTTCGACCGGGGTGAGTGGGAGAATCGGCTGAATGATCTGCTGGCCGAGAGCGGCATCGATCGCTGCTATCTCGACAGCCGGGCGCTCTACTCGAAGCCGCCTGGCGACGAGCACGAACGGATCTCCCAGACCCGCAAGCCGAAATCTCCGTTTCGCACCGAGTTGACGGGACAGTCACCGCTGGTGCGCATTGTCGGCCGCAACAATCCGGACGAGGTGCTCCCCTGGTGGGAAGAGTGGGCCGAGGTGGTGGCCGGCTGGATCGCTCAGGGGCTGACGCCGTACGTCTTCACACATGCACCGGACGACACGTTTGCGCCCGAGCTGGGGCGGCGGTTCCACCAGTTACTGCGGCAGCACGTGCCGGAGCTGGCAACGATGCCGGACTGGCCGGGGAAGCGGGAGCGCAAGGAACGCCCCGTCCAGAAGACGCTGTTCTGA
- a CDS encoding DEAD/DEAH box helicase, giving the protein MANESSGNASPPTDHPPESLICTEPHRLIGDVEYRSLPVDVAQPDIHITGMNGALKRAPKVEARPVPLLNAPGFVPSWKPFWPKVKTVGLTFPEGIEFLPPKKEPSEEEGLRKIAPPKKAAGNSEPKKKKPTRVKPPSDALSLQDRLFYVLQPPLETWLKGQELIMPFEPFPYQYEGIAWLFAQKSALLADEMGLGKTMQTITAVRLLLRSGQVRRVLMVCPKPLIPNWQREFKLWAEEIPVTTIDGDGPRRRMIWQMPGSLVLLANYELVVRDFQEMLQEQQPEGPDGTRGLGLVKDGLGRPLRAKGTSGFEPELPKFDLVVLDEAQRIKNRDSLTSTIARAIPRKRSLCLTGTPIENRPEEMVSLFEFMGTVPPGATPDIRQLSRLSEDCILRRTKDLVMKDMPPRLDRDEIIELAPAQKLAYEQAEKDGVVQLNDMGESITIQHVFELVLRLKQIANYDPLTGESAKLDRLVADMEEISASGGKAILFSQWTKSLDWMAPKLAPFNPLIYHGGIPTKKREPILTRFKEDPDAHILLMSYGTGAVGLNLQFAGYVFLYDRWWNPAVEDQAINRAHRIGCKSQVIVSKFICKDTIEERIDLVLKQKRELFQRVLGEGDNENASLSLSAGEIFGLFDLKARDSDGGATPIGPKKADAA; this is encoded by the coding sequence ATGGCGAACGAATCTTCCGGGAACGCATCTCCACCCACAGATCACCCGCCCGAGAGTCTGATCTGCACGGAACCCCACCGCCTGATCGGTGATGTCGAATACCGTTCGCTTCCGGTCGACGTCGCACAGCCGGACATCCACATCACGGGCATGAACGGCGCACTCAAACGGGCTCCCAAAGTGGAAGCCCGGCCGGTCCCGCTGCTCAATGCTCCCGGCTTCGTGCCGAGCTGGAAACCTTTCTGGCCCAAAGTGAAAACGGTCGGCCTGACCTTTCCGGAGGGGATCGAATTCCTGCCGCCGAAGAAGGAGCCTTCGGAAGAGGAAGGACTCCGCAAGATCGCCCCGCCAAAGAAGGCCGCGGGAAACAGCGAACCGAAAAAGAAGAAGCCGACGCGCGTCAAACCGCCCTCCGATGCGTTGTCGCTGCAGGACCGACTGTTCTACGTGCTGCAGCCGCCGCTTGAAACGTGGCTGAAGGGGCAGGAACTGATCATGCCCTTCGAGCCGTTCCCCTATCAGTACGAAGGGATCGCGTGGCTGTTCGCGCAGAAGTCCGCGTTGCTGGCCGACGAGATGGGGCTCGGCAAGACGATGCAGACGATCACGGCGGTCCGGCTGCTGCTCCGCAGCGGTCAGGTACGCCGCGTGCTGATGGTCTGCCCCAAGCCGCTCATTCCGAACTGGCAGCGCGAATTCAAACTGTGGGCCGAAGAGATTCCCGTCACGACGATCGACGGTGACGGTCCCCGACGGCGGATGATCTGGCAGATGCCCGGCTCGCTCGTCCTGCTGGCCAATTACGAACTGGTCGTCCGCGACTTTCAGGAAATGCTGCAGGAACAGCAGCCGGAGGGGCCGGACGGCACCCGCGGACTCGGATTGGTGAAGGACGGTCTCGGCCGACCGTTGCGTGCCAAGGGGACCAGTGGCTTCGAACCGGAGCTGCCGAAGTTTGACCTGGTCGTCCTCGACGAAGCCCAGCGGATCAAGAACCGCGATTCCCTCACCTCGACCATCGCGCGGGCCATTCCCCGCAAGCGAAGCCTGTGCCTGACCGGGACGCCGATCGAGAACCGTCCCGAAGAGATGGTCTCTCTGTTTGAATTCATGGGAACCGTCCCTCCCGGCGCCACCCCCGACATCCGCCAGCTCAGCCGCCTCAGCGAAGACTGCATTCTGCGGCGGACCAAGGACCTGGTGATGAAGGACATGCCGCCGCGGCTCGACCGGGACGAGATCATCGAACTCGCTCCCGCCCAGAAGCTCGCCTACGAGCAGGCGGAGAAGGACGGCGTCGTGCAGCTCAACGACATGGGCGAGTCGATCACCATCCAGCATGTCTTCGAGCTCGTGCTGCGGCTCAAGCAGATCGCCAACTACGATCCGCTCACCGGTGAATCGGCCAAGCTCGACCGGCTCGTTGCCGACATGGAGGAAATCTCCGCCTCCGGCGGCAAGGCAATCCTGTTCAGCCAGTGGACGAAATCGCTCGACTGGATGGCCCCCAAACTGGCCCCGTTCAATCCGCTGATCTACCACGGCGGCATCCCGACGAAGAAGCGGGAACCGATCCTCACCCGGTTCAAGGAGGACCCGGACGCTCACATTCTGCTGATGAGCTACGGCACCGGGGCCGTCGGCCTGAATCTGCAGTTCGCCGGCTACGTCTTTCTGTACGATCGCTGGTGGAACCCGGCTGTCGAAGACCAGGCGATCAATCGGGCGCACCGCATCGGCTGCAAGAGCCAGGTGATTGTCAGCAAGTTCATCTGCAAGGACACGATCGAAGAGCGGATCGATCTGGTCCTCAAGCAGAAGCGGGAACTGTTCCAGCGTGTCCTCGGCGAAGGGGACAACGAGAACGCTTCGCTGAGTCTCTCGGCCGGCGAAATCTTCGGACTGTTCGACCTGAAGGCGCGTGACAGCGACGGCGGCGCGACGCCGATCGGCCCGAAGAAGGCGGATGCGGCGTAG